In Onychostoma macrolepis isolate SWU-2019 chromosome 04, ASM1243209v1, whole genome shotgun sequence, one DNA window encodes the following:
- the ccnc gene encoding cyclin-C has translation MAGNFWQSSHYLQWVLDKQDLMKERQKDLKFLTEEEYWKLQIFFANVIQALGEHLKLRQQVIATATVYFKRFYARYSLKSIDPVLMAPTCVFLASKVEEFGVVSNTRLISAATSVLKTRFSYAFPKEFPFRMNHILECEFYLLELMDCCLIVYHPYRPLLQYVQDMGQEDMLLPLAWRIVNDTYRTDLCLLYPPFMIALACLHVACVVQQKDARQWFAELSVDMDKILEIIRVILKLYDQWKNFDDRKEMATVLNKVPKPKPPPNSETDQSSNGSQNSSYSQS, from the exons ATGGCAGGGAACTTCTGGCAGAGCTCACATTA TCTGCAGTGGGTTCTGGACAAACAGGATCTGATGAAGGAGAGACAGAAAGATCTCAAGTTCCTCACAGAAGAGGAATATTGGAAGCTACAGATATTTTTTGCCAATG TGATTCAAGCCTTGGGGGAACACTTGAAACTCAGGCAGCAGGTCATCGCCACGGCAACTGTCTACTTTAAGCGTTTCTATGCCAG GTACTCTCTGAAGAGCATAGACCCTGTGCTGATGGCCCCCACATGTGTGTTTCTAGCCTCTAAAGTAGAG GAATTTGGTGTTGTTTCGAACACACGCCTTATTTCAGCAGCAACGTCTGTGT TGAAAACAAGGTTCTCTTATGCCTTTCCAAAGGAGTTTCCCTTCAGAATGAATCAC ATCTTGGAGTGTGAGTTCTACTTACTGGAGCTTATG GACTGCTGTCTGATCGTGTACCACCCGTACAGACCGTTACTGCAGTATGTGCAGGACATGGGTCAGGAGGACATGCTGCTGCCGCTGGCTTG GAGGATAGTGAACGACACCTACAGGACAGACCTGTGTCTGCTTTATCCTCCATTCATGATTGCACTGG CCTGCCTGCATGTGGCGTGTGTGGTGCAGCAGAAAGATGCCAGGCAGTGGTTCGCTGAGCTCTCTGTTGACATGGACAAG ATCCTGGAGATCATCAGGGTGATTCTGAAACTCTATGACCAGTGGAAGAACTTTGATGATAGGAAGGAAATGGCTACTGTGCTCAACAAGGTCCCCAAACCCAAACCCCCTCCTAACAG TGAGACTGACCAGAGCTCAAACGGGAGTCAAAACAGCTCGTACAGTCAGTCCTAG